A stretch of Oncorhynchus mykiss isolate Arlee chromosome 12, USDA_OmykA_1.1, whole genome shotgun sequence DNA encodes these proteins:
- the znhit1 gene encoding zinc finger HIT domain-containing protein 1, with the protein MVEKKIAVRSQDPGQRRVLDCATRQRRLTRQLEALEKDNFQDDPHASLPQLAKRLPQFDDSNESGKKRKKTRGDHFKLRFRKNFQALLEEEELSGNEGPNYLTACAEPSKLPQRHFCAVCGFPSPYTCISCGARYCCVRCLGTHHETRCLKWTV; encoded by the exons ATGGTGGAGAAGAAAATAGCAG tgcgATCCCAGGACCCAGGCCAGCGGCGCGTTTTGGACTGCGCTACGCGCCAGCGACGCTTAACCAGACAGCTAGAGGCACTTGAAAAGGACAATTTCCAGGATGATCCTCATGCCAGCCTACCCCAGCTGGCCAAGAGGCTCCCTCAGTTTGATGACAGCAATGAGTCTG gcaagaagaggaagaagacaagaggagatcatTTCAAATTGAGATTTCGGAAGAACTTCCAGGCTCTACTGGAGGAAGAG GAACTAAGTGGGAATGAGGGACCTAACTACCTGACTGCTTGTGCCGAGCCCTCCAAACTGCCGCAGCGCCACTTCTGTGCCGTGTGTGGCTTCCCGTCTCCCTACACCTGCATTTCCTGTGGGGCACGCTACTGCTGTGTCCGCTGCCTGGGCACACATCATGAAACCAG GTGTCTGAAGTGGACTGTGTGA